The nucleotide sequence AGATGTTTGTCTCCGTCAATCACATAATCAATGGCTTTTCGGTCAGTGGATGGCGTTTCTTGGGCCACACTCACAATTTTCCAATCGGCTGGAATGGTACAATCACCGGCATCTAACGTTAATTCATGACGTAACAAGGCAAATAGTGAAGATTTGCCGCATCCATTGCTGCCAATTAGCGCAACTTTGTGGCCAGGAAATACTTGTGCAGACGCTTCTTCGAGTAAGACTTTGCGCCCTCTCATCAGCGATACGTTAGTGAGCTTTATCATCCGGTACCTGTATTGGAACAATTTAAGTGGCGTATAATACCAAAAACTCTCGTTAAAAGCTGATCAGCAACGGTCATTTCGCTGTATAATAGACTGATAACAAAGATTGAGATTTATTATGCAAAAGAGAGTAAAACGTCGCTTTGTGGCGGGCGCAGTTTGCCCTAAATGCCAAGAGCTCGATACTATTTCCCTCTACTATGAAAACAATGTAGAAAAGCTTGAGTGCGTGTCTTGTGGCTATCACGATGTTCAAACCGACGAAAGCGTGGAAGCGGTTACCCGAGAAAACGAAAACGTCATCGGCATATTTAAACCCCATTAAACATTGCCAAAGCTGGAAAATTTTACCCTTTTGACTGTAGAAGCCACACTGTTTATCTCTTCTTAGCCCGTGGCTTCTTGGTTCCACCTCCCTCGCAAAATCATTTTAAAACAAATAATTTCAACAACCTAGAGTGTATTCTTAATAGACATTTTATCTAGGCATACTCTTTGATGGCATAAGCCATAAGGAGATCACTATGCAACGTAACAATCGTCGAATCGTCATCAGTCTTTCCGTGGTACTGATTTTACTGCTTGGCGTAAGAATAAGCCTACCCTATGCCGCCCAATGGTATATAAACAGTACCTTAAGCCAGCCAGGGAACTATGATGGCCGCGTGGGAGACGTGGATATCATGCTGTGGCGCGGGGCTTATCGACTACAACATGTGCTTCTTTATAAAGCCAATGGAGAAGTGGAGCGCCCGCTTTTTCGAGCCAATTCGGTGGAATTCACCCTCATTTGGTCACAATTGTTTAAAGGTG is from Alteromonas australica and encodes:
- a CDS encoding YheV family putative zinc ribbon protein; translated protein: MQKRVKRRFVAGAVCPKCQELDTISLYYENNVEKLECVSCGYHDVQTDESVEAVTRENENVIGIFKPH